The region TGCAGGGACTCTTTTGTAGCTGGCAGTCATACAGCAGGGGAGgggacaaaaacacatgcaaccAATTAGATTCAAGGCTTGGGCTCCATGAACAGCTCTCCTCAAATTTTTCTTGCAACTGAATAAAAGTGTTACATCGTCCCTGCATGGTCTTGGGTGAGTTCACCACCAAAATCATATCTCTAAACTGTGAAGTAGTAACATTAGAATTTTAGTCAAAGTCTACATTTGGACAAATGTAGATTAAATCCAGGCCACAGTCATTTCCTcacttttttgcttttgttttattatttttgcaagtGTAAAAGAGGTGTAAACTGCTTGATACATGGCACAAGGCCGTTGACTGTATGTTTTCCCATCTGTTTGAATGAATCCATTAAGTGCCATGTTCCCTGTGCTACACTGCgtttcattgtaaaaaaaataataaaattctaaattacattaaaatgtaaataaaattaaaatcatatgaggaagaaaaaagataatTCTCTGGCACTGGAAAAAGAAGGTACTGCATTCTCTAGACGCCCACGTTCATCGGTTCCTGTAAACGGATATTGACTTAATGCAGATGGAAACCTCACAGGGATTTCTCACTGCGCTCCTTCTCGTGTGTGTTCTCTGAAAGGTTACATCACCATTTTAAACTACATCCTGAACTACTACGCGGGAGCGGACCCCGAGGTCAGGGACTCCCGCGGCTTCACCGCGCTCATCAAGGCCGCCATGCAGGGCCGCAACGAGTGCGTGGCTGCGCTGGTCATGGCTGGTGAGTCCCCCCCGCAGCCACAGGGCTGCATTACACGCCGCGGTGCTGCATTACACGCCGCAGGGCTGCATTACACGCCGCGGTGCACTGCGCTACGTTCAACTGGCCGGCAATCTTATCGGCATCAACTCGCTAAAGAAAGTGCATTCAAATGGGTCAATAAGAGCAGTGGTGCTACAGAAAAGGACAATCAGCACTCTGTCCAGAAACAATGTTACAGTAAGCACTGGAGTCAAGGCGACAACCCTGATGAACATTAACTAACATGACAATATGTcaagttttaaaatgaagtaCTATGGTTCTGCTAGAGATACCACAAGAGAGCGCCAAGTCAGCGGCTGATTCTCTCAGGCCGCCTGGCCATTCAGCAAAAATTTCATTCTGTCCGATAACTAATTCGCCCCTCATAGGTAATCTAAGCTGAGGACTGATTTCAGCACGCAAGCAATGCTTTTCATAGCTGGCTGCaatcgaaaagaaaaaaaccgtttcttttccaaataaaaaataaaatatatcagtaTTCttgatttatcatttttgtGCCAATGAAAGAAGAGGGTTCTgattatttttcaacatttaactACATGTATTAATGGTATCAAggcataataaaatgtatttaatcatAAACATGAATATCTAGGAAAAATATACCAATAATGACCATTTAATCTCTAttgaatacataaaataaaaccaatataatgtattaattcagcaaaaataaaaatacttcaaGATGTACTGGAAAATATATCTGGAATGATTCCAAATTTTGgttcaaatgaattattcaGCATATTACAGAATATTGCAATATacagcaatacatttttgttgcatAAGGGGTGAACGCAATTGTTGGGAATGTAATTAGCAATTAGCCAGCATATCCCTGAAGGGGCGAGGGTTTATGGGTGCTTGTAGCACGCAGGGTAAGATAAGCAGTAGAGAAGAATTACTGCGACAGACAGTGACGCAAGCACCAGCTGCTTTAAAGAACAGATCTGAAGACGTTCGGCCTTGTGATGTGAATCTGTAATCTGGCCCCACTTGGCTGGTTGAGGATTATCCGTGTGTAGATTTACAGGGCTTATTTTAGCTCCTGAGGAGCGTGTGCAGCCACCGGTGGTTCAGTGGAGTCTACTGTGGGGTCACAGTCCATCTACACACAGTCAGTTAATCCTGCGATtgcttttattgattttctaaTGCTTTTCGGTTTTAAAGCCTTTGTGTTATAAATATATAGTTAGTTAATCCTGTGTTTCAATGCACACATggaacacatacatacacacacagacacactgactcGCGACCTGAAGCTTAAAGGTACAGGTCATTTCAGTTCTCATAAAAGGTTGGTAAAATATCATtcccagacaaaaaaaaaacaggccggTCCTCAGAAAGACGATTGCACTCGACACAGGgattaaaattcattttctctCATAGACTTTTTCTGTACTCTGACTAACATTTATGCACAACTGTGTTTCATCACCATTATACATCATATCTCTTACACACTGATATTTGCACATGGCAGCTAGGGTTCAGAAACATTATGGGGCAGTTTCACGGTCTCATTGTCAAGATATCGTACAAGAGCCACTGGTAGGTCTGTCAATTCCACAGTGGGGTCACAGCCATATTAAAAGAATTCCATCATTTTTATCTGAACTCAGGTTTATTGTTTCAGGTTTTAAAGCACATGAGCAGTCAGAAAAATAAACTACCTCTCCAATGCTTTCCCCTTTCCTCCACTCCATTcctgtcaccccccctccccgcccctcccaggTGCAGACCTGAACGCCGTGGACACGGCCCGGGGGAAGTGCGCGCGGGACTGGGCCCTGAAGACGGGACGCTACGATACGCTGTTCCGCCTGCGGCAGctgaagctccgcccccgcGCCGAGCAGTTCGGCGACGCCTACGTCCCCGAGTGGCCGGACCTGCGGGAGCTGGTGGCCAAGGCGGCGGCGGCCAAGACGCGGGGTGAGCGCCTCACCCAGCGCCTCAAGTCCACCTTCGCCTTCAGCCTCCCCCACGACCCGCGGGACGGCGGCGTGCTGGACCACATGGTGCGCATGACCACCGGCCTCCGCAGCCCGCTGGTCTGCACCGGCTGCCGCCCGCTGTGCCCCGCCAGCCCCCCCGCGGCCGGCAAGCGGCGCCTGGCCGTGCCCGAGCTCGCCCTCCGCCACCCGGGGAGGGACCTGGCGGACGGGCCGGTGCGCCACAGCGTCTCCGCCTCCGCCTCGGTGGGCTCCGCCTCCTCGGAGGTGGCGGCGTGCTGCGCGGAGGCCGAGCGGCGGGGGAGCGTGCTGTCGCTGGCCTCCAACGGCGTGCGCAGCTTCATCCCCCGCGGCGTGGCCCGCCGCAACAGCGTCTTCCCCGCCGGGTGCATCCCGCACATCCGGGTCACCCGGGCCGGCGAGCCCACGCccaagaaggagaagaagaagaagctctCGAGCCACCACCTGGAGCCTCCCATGTGGAAGTACAAGGAGATCAagcaggagaagaagaagaagaaggctgAAATGGAGAAGGAAgagcaggagaagaagaaaaagaaaaagagcaagaaGTGAGGACAATGAGACGACTGTCTACACGAGGCGGTGGACGACCATGGTCCTGGAGTGCCAGAGACGTTTCTGGTTTTTGCTCCATCTGAGCTTGACTGCAAAGTTTGATTGCTTATTCACCATCTGAGCATGGAGGACAAAATGCTGATGATCTCCAGTACATGGTGGATTGGCAAATATTCCAGTTGGATATTCTGGTTATGAGATAATGTTATAATTTCAATGTTCTCCAAAGGTACCATTCCAAACGAGGTCTCTGAAACTGACAGAATATATTCCAGGCATGCTGCACACAAAGTTACTGGTAACTTCCCATTTTCATTTAGCCaagaaaaacagtcatttaaaaatgttccgAATGTACTGAAATTCCAGAAATGTCACTGAACGTTCTGTTAAAATTAACATGGAAGACCATCCATAAGTCAAATGAAAATTCTCGCAGAAAACATTACAACCATTCTTGTAATGTGCTTCACGACTCTAAAGCATGATGTTCAAGGGGTATCCAGGAAACCGAACACGGCGACATTTACTTAACATTCTGGTCTGGTAACCACCAGTTTTTAGCTGGGAAGTATCTTGCATAAAACGCTTAACATGTTGCAAATAATGTAAATACTTGGAAAGGAAGATTAAGGTTTAAAATTGTGAAGGGTAGTGGGATTCCTCCGTGAATGTCAGATTCAGTTCAATgcttctgttcctgttcctgttccattGGTGCAAACTTGGATTTTCTCTCCTTGAGGTGCAAGAATTATGTCAATTGCCGTGCACAGAACGGACCGGTATCTTCTCCAATACAATCAGCACTATTCAAATTTGAATGTTGTCAGCTGCAACTGGTTTAAGTCTTTACTTGGATTCATTAGAGTGCCTCAAACACTGGAAACTACAAATGTCTGTATGCTACAAAAAACCTGCCTATTTTTATTTCCAGACAAACATCTGCCTATCTTCCAAGAAACCTACCCACACAACATCTTCCATGTTTCATGAAACTGAATTCCAGGTGCTGTTAACACAAACACTCTCAGGGAGACAGGAGGTTCTGAGTCACTATCCAAACAAGCTATGGTGGACCTTTCCTGCCTGGGTTCCATGCCACAAGATGTAAAAACAATATGCTGAATTATATTATTGTAGTGTATATTTCAGGTATGCTGAAGTTTACTATCTGCAACCTTGGTTTGATTCTAtaccaaacatacacacacacacacacacacaaacaccaaatgACCAAATGGCCTTTTGTGGTACTTACTAGGTTTGTGTATAGCATTGAGATCCTCATAAGCTTATTTGCACAGTAGAAGTTGGAATGCACGGAGCAGGCCAGAGCTACTTTGGAATGTACACTGCATGTTGCAAAAGTGTGCAGCCAACTTCTGAAAATCTATGGTCCAGGATGGATGGTCGGTGCTCTGTGTTTCACCTGACGTATAAACCTCTCAGGCTCACACTTGATTGATTTTTAATGGAAACATGTTATTAGGCAATAAagttataattttgaaaaaccaTTTCCTATATTCATTATTTGCATTTGATATGCAATTCCTGCATCAGGGTGCATAATATCGCTGAAGCTGTAAACAAAGTTCCTGACTTCTTAACCGGGCTCTATTAATGGAAAACTACTTAGTCAGTAATCCACTCAGGTCGCTGCATTTATCTAACCTTACCTCTTTTAGCTGTCACAGGGTTAAAACGTGAGTTAATACCAGCTGCACCTCAGCTTTGTGCCTTTGTAATATGCAAAGGTGGAAAGTCcgggttcagaaagtaaaagtcctccccagtatacTGTTCAAATCACCTGAGTTTGCTAATGAACACAATTCCTCTGCCAGGAGGTGCAACTCATTAGTGAAATACAGCTGGCCAAGTTCATGGGTGAAAAGAATGCATGGCAGGACTTACATTCTGACCCCTGCACTTTCCACCTTTGGTAATCTGCTATAGTCGACACCCAAGAATAAATATGGGGACAGAACTGCATTGTGAATTCAATGTGGCGTGCTGTCATGACAGTGATGTGCTACCCCTCATCTATCTCAAGAGTGTGCATGATGGAAACATCTTTCTGAAGGCTTTGACAGCTGTGCATCAAAAATGATTTAGAGCAGGTTTTCAATGATGTGGATGGAGCACACAGACCTCAGATAAAATTCTTCTAACCTCACATTTTGGAGGAATCAAAGAACATTTTTACTAAGTGTACTTAGTTCTGAGAAACAATGTCAGGCTTCAACATGGGGCGCTGTACGCCTTAGGGCAGATGTCCAAACTGGCAGACTCCCTTTCGTGGAGAAAAACGTCGGACTGCTGTGGGATAAAGGCGAATCTGTGTAGACTGATGGGCGACTCCTACTTTGGCACAGGCTCCGCCCATCCCAACGTGACAGGAATATCCAGATTAAATGATGCCAAACGAAAGCTGAACAAAAGACAAGACTTCACCATAAGCCTGCTTCAACCATAGTAACTATTGCAAGGAGTCGCCATGTTTAACGGAGCACCACTCAAATGCAATGaatgtacagtgccatgaaaaagtatttgcccgcttcctgatttcctccatcATTCCATATTTGCCACACTGAACGGTTTCCGACCTTTAGACAacatgtaatattagacaaagggaaactgagttaacaaaaatcattttttatattatctcatttatttaatgaaagttttcaaacacctatatcacccatgtgaaaaagtgattccccccttagttactcaatcaaccaatctaccaaattttattgataattagattcagctgattgaacacagtcgggcttgactgcagccagccctgttgaatttctccaagggtgcagcgACAACTcgtccaggaagtcacaaaagatcccagacaaacatccaaagaactgcaggcctctctaacCTTAGCTATGTGGAGTTGTTGTGgagttcatgactccacaacaagaaaaagaataggcaaaaatggaatttatcggagagtagcaaggcagaaaccactgctaaccaagagaaacatcaatgcttatCTGACATTTGCAGAAAAACAACCTGGATAATCCCCAAGCCTTTCGAgacaatgttctatggacagatgagtcaaaagtggtaCTTTTTGGATGACAGGAGTCCCATTATCTCTGACataaagcaaatgcagcatttcccagtaagaacatcatacctaaagtgaaacatggtggtggtagtgtgatggtgtggggatgtaAGCACACCAGAGTCCAGCAGGGAAAAGCTCAAGCTCTATAGTATAGCCAAAATTAgtgctatttttattattataccGATTTAACAAAAGTAGCAAATAGTTCATAGTTTTAGGATTTATGTTTGAAATAGTATATGGCATTTTGGTAGATCAGGAAAGATATCCCTGAGGAAGCCAAACAGAAATGCACTATCAATTGAACAGGCAATTTTAAGGAAAATGAGCAGGTGCTGCTCTCTAGTGGTTGGTACTGGTGTAATTATtctccacaaaaagaccagcaGTTAATACTTACAATTTGACTCAGAAACACAGGTTATCATACTGCCTAAAGAGTTTAACTGACTAATTTTCCACTAATATGTCATCCAGCAAGATCTCCATATAAAACCGTAAATGATAAGGACAAAGGACAAATGAGAATGGAGAAGGCAGCTTGTGTgggaagaaatgaaaaaattaagaaacatttttattgggAAGGAGAAATTAGTTCAGATGGGAAACAGAAGACAATTTGAATAAGACTGGAAGCCAGTTGTTGTTTTCATTGTCATCTGATGGGAGTCAAAGTGACATGCCAAAACAGAACCCTCTTATTGAGGCCCAAAACCTAAGAGTTCATTTTACAATAGTGGTAAACAATTACTATCTCAAGACTGTTATCCAAAGAAATTCTAAAAGCTCCTAGAACTGGAGTTGCAAAGAagattcataaataaaacacatgatGACACCTGTCAAATACTAAATTCACTAATTCAGTTGGAGATGGAAGTGGCAAAACTTTAGGAAGCCGCAGGATATGTCCGGTCAGTTCAGCAAATCGGACTGTGAAATCTAAACCTGTGATCGTTACGTGAATGTTGCCTCATTCCAAACACCGTTTAAAAGAGGCCTTGAAACACCCTGTCCAGCTATAGCACTGGGATTCAGTGGGAAGTGTCCTTTGCTCTAGTATCAAATTCTAGCACCTAGCATGTCACAGTCATGCTAGGAACATAATTCTCTACCATTCCCAAGAGACGTGCTATAACTAAATCTGTGACCCTTTGTGTAACGCAATGCAGAAGTCCTATTTCCTATGCTGAGTACATGTAAATTTCCATCACACAATGGAAGGGTGAGAGGTGGCAGATCCATTGGTCACCATGATGACATCATGATGATCATCCCATCATGGCATGCTTGTGACAATAGCAGTTTATTCTCTCGCTCATTTCAGTTGGTACCAGATACAGtaccttcattttttaaatgttacgaAATTTAGTCAACTCAGTGGATGAAGACATTAGATAACAAGGCCGGAAGGCGTAAGTCATTGAGAAATTCTAATCGcgatttcaaaatgtattttgtgaaaaaaacataGATCAGGAGAGtaacaaatatttatacaaaattattttgattattttgttcttttataaCGTCTGTTGTAACAAAGTAGATCAGGGATGTGCTACATCTCGCGGAAAATAAGTTATTTCACTTTGAACGAAGCCTTCAAGCCCGACAGTTGTCAATTTTGCCCGACAGAATTGTCCAATAACCATGATGTggacttttgtacgtcgctttggataaaagcgcctcctaaataaatgtaatatatccACATGAAAAAATGATGCGGCTGTTGCTCAATACTGAACACTAGAGGACGATGTTACCTTGTCTGATAGACGGAGTTTCTGTTGGATGCACCCAGCAGCCCTATTGCAAGAATAGAAGCCTTTTTAAATAGAACCCTAAACTGTTTATTCAATACTACGTTACGTAAAgtttatatacaatatataagcAATACGTTATCGCAAACTCAAACAAATTTCTTgaccagttaaaaaaaaattttttatggaatttgagATTTCTTTTATCCGCGTCTGTCACACACTGGCAGTGTATTCATACAGGCTAAATGAGGATGAAGGTATTACATTCATTCTATTTTTCACTCACCAGATTTCACATGGACACATATTGTATTGTGCAACATATCTCGGTGGGAGTTTTCCAACGGTCTCATTTCAAGGAACTACCCACACACTAATTCGTCTATTTTATTGGTTATGATTTAGACCTGTCtgactgcatgtctgtgtgaaagcGTGAATCATTGTGTACCTGGACGAACCTTGAACAGTGTGTATCCGTCTGTCTAAATCGGAGCGTTTGTATTGGCGTTTGTATCTCCGGGTGTGTGGGAGTCAGCTTTTTCAAAGCCCGTGTCTGTCGGGCCAGTCAGGTGGGAGACACATTGTTTTTTAAGCAGTtgagggtgggaggaggagcCAATTACCCTTGATTCCGGTTTTATGCGTGTCTGCAAAAAAGACGCTTTCGTTTCATCGCCACCCTCCCTCCGCGCGcaacacctgtctgtctgacaaaTTCAGCTCCGCAGTGCTCATGTTCGCTTTCTCTATCCACGTGCGTTCTGAGCGTCAGTTCCAAGCGGCTCAGCCGTAGCAAGACCCAGATAGTCAGCGCTGCACAAATACGTATTCAGATCTTGAAAGCCTGGAGGCGGTCGACCATAtagacatttttacattaaaaaagacTTAAGCACAACAAGACAATTTAGTCTACTGGATGTCGTTTGTTTTGTGGCAAAAGCAAAACACTCAAACAGGGTCATTAAAACATAGCCTACTGAACGAATGTTTTGCTTTAAGGAAATATAGTTTAGgctacatttatacatttggtTTCAATCattctttttataatttgtCTGGCCCTTTTATGAACTGTTTCAATCTTTCAATACACAGCTTTGATGACCACAAGACAAGACAAATCCAAAAATGCAGATAAATCATTAGGCAGCTTTATCTCATTGTGCATAGCGgttacaaaagcaaaaacagtgaAGTAGAGACAATCACATATATGTGTGTCAGAGCTTTTGAAATTTAGAGCAATCCTCTTTTATACATTCCTGAATCCTTGATCCTGAACCTCTTTGCCAGCAGCACAAGCTTACATACAGCCCTGCTTAAATCACACGCAACTCTGCCCCATTCAGAAACGTCCGCTTTAAATATAAAGTGCATCATGCAGTACACAAATAGATATTTTCTGCACAGAGGTTGAAAAATACAATGCTAGAGTCAccaaagattaaaataaatggcCAAATTGGGGCAATGACTGTGCACATTTGAGGTGACCTGTATTTGCAGCTACTCACTGAAGCCTCCCTCATGTGCTGCAAGGCATACGGTTACCAGAGTTACCAAAATACCCAGCTATGTATACCAGGCATATACATCTCCACTGCATGCCTGGCAGAAGCAGTGCAGTTCAGAGCAAGAAACCACTTTACAGTAACAAACCAATGTCTTCTAACCGATAACATCAACACAGTGGGGGTGGATCTAAAGTGGTCACTCCAACTGGTGAGTCAGAAAAACTATGAGACTTACAACAATTGAACGGGCAGAAGAGGTATAAAGTCAAATACTCCACACTTCCATGACCTGCCCTCTGAGAATCTAAGCTGGCACATCCCTGGAATGTCTATCATAGCTCCAGAAACTGCTGAGCCCAGACAGTAGGGTATGATGTCTCTACATCTCTCACGATCTGACCATGTCGGTTCCAGAATTAGAGAACACCAATCCATTCTCAACCACAGGGCTCTCTCCACCAACCAGCACAGGAACCCTAACAGAGCTGGAGGTTGTGTTCGTGTTACGGGACCTGTCATTGTGGGAAGAGTAATGGCTGTAGGAAGTTAAACAGAAGTCAGTGGAAATATGTGCAAGGATAGCATACCCGTTCTGAACACAGTCTGGCATCAGACCACAAATTGGCCAACCTCTCAAGCGGATTCTCTTCCCTCTAACCAGGATGCCGTGTAGAATAACGgtttgggaactgggcttgtaactcaaaggcagcaggtttgattcctgggtaggacactgctgtaaGAGTATCTGCGAAATTCCTGCGATGTAACGAGGCCCTGAAATCATTATTTtaagctttcttttttgtttttgactgaGGTTGCAGTTCCCACAAACACATGCGAGTTGTCTGTAAACAGAGCTACCACCCCTTGCATTTGGCACATTCAAGCTCGCAGTCTGGCCATCTAATTATCTCCCTGTTATCTCCCTGTTCAACTGGCATGGAAATTGCCTccctctgcagctctgtgtggtgtgtgagcgTTCTGCCCTGAAAATCACAGCAGTGTATCACCTAGCTGTGTGCTACACGTCGGTGGTGATTGAGGTGAGTTTTCGCCCTCGGAGACCATCAGATGAAAGCAGATACATAATGCAATCTGTTGTGAAGTGTCCTTTCTGTGTGCCGTTACAAATGCATTGTGAGAGATTCCTCAGTACATTACAGATATCTGTAAAGAGCAAATTCTGTTGGCTTACCAGTCGCCCCATTGGTAATAAATCAAATTATGAAGTGtgatattcatgtttttttatttttccatcaaGCTTTTCTGACGCTTACTTTTCAGGTAGACTGCAAGTGTTTACTGAAACAGATAAGCAAGAAAACCTTAATGCATATTGTACACTTTTTATCTGTTAAATCAATAAAAGATCTTCCTTCAGCTTTGAAGCTCCTGCAAACCATGTACAAATTATTCATAACCTTAATAAAGATTAGCAaagaaggctgtataaaataagcaGCACAGCTCAATTTTGGTCTCGTCAGATCATAACATCCATTTACAATAAAAGTTGTCCTTCGACCAAAATTTATCTTTTTGGCCATGCACACCAATGGTGGGTTTGGGGTTGGAAGAACATGTTTATGTTTAAAAGGATATCTTGTTAACGCAAATGCAATAATTTACTCAAGAAAGTACAAAGACATTGTTGCCAATCTTCTATTAGGAAGATAAAAACCTTGCCTTAAATTGATATTTCCGCAAGTCAATGATCTGAAGAATCTCTCAAAATCAACCAAGAAATGGTCAGCTGACTACCAAATCGCTGTTTTGCAATGACTAGCTCAGTCTCCAGATTTAATCTGACTGCAAATTTGAGAACTGAATTGAAAAGGACAGTTCACAAGCACAGGTCTAATCAAGTCAAGGACCCTAAAAGATTCTGTATGAGGAATAGCCAAAGATCCATATTCGCCAAACTCACTCAATAAAATATGTCTCAGCAGTGTTACCCTTCCATAtctttttgggggaaaaaaaattactttttcgCTGCGAGGGTTGCCGAGTGGCTCATCTGGCTAAGGCACCACGCTGGGTTGCCAGGGTGAGCACCATGGCTTTGGATCGAATGCAAACTGTGTCGGTGCCCCGTGATGCGCAAGGGTATGGAAACGTACAGATTTAGAGGACTGCGTTCAAATGCTATCTAGGGACCCCCACCTGTCAATCAGGTACCCGTGGACTTCTTgtcaaagctgcatatgaaaggtctccCTCCGACAGCACtgtgagcttagctgtagtctgtggcATGAAAAAAGGAGACTGGCAACAACACatagttttttccttttttctttttcaagcatagctcattacctgtattgttctatttatacagctttcTTTGTTTGTCTGAATCAAGGGTTTGAATAATTTGTTGACATATATAATAGTATATACATAAAGAAATTGAAAGGTGAGCTTTTGATGGACAGTTACAAAGACAGAACACAGATTTGAAGATCTTCACCAACAGTCCAGCTTTGATATACACAGGTGACTACATGTTGCATTTTAATCTTAATCATGGGGGGTGACTCATTGAATTTTTGAGCTTTACTACAGTTACTGGCTCATGGGAAACATCTTGGAGCACTGCTCTAGAAAATACCACACTCTGGGAAACCGATCAGCTATGTGAGCGGGAGCAATTACCAGCACGTCTGAGTCAGGCAGTGTGAAGTAGGAGGGTACCGGGTCAGGGAAAACAAGACTAAACGCATGTCAGTGGAGGAACACatcctttttttcccaggaGTATGACTAACTGTGCTGCGTATGAAACCACAGCAACCCCTTAGAGAGACTTACCTTACAGGTGTCGTACCTACGTCCAAATCCATTTGTCGCTGCTCCATTGAAGCAAGAAGTAGGTATTGGGTGAACTTCACACTTCACAATGcagtacaaacaaaaacagtaaagaCCCACTAGCCACAGAGCAGCTACcatgaacttaaaaaaataaataaaagattggTTTACATTTGGGTGATGCACTCTCAAAGGTGTGTAATCttagaggtggaggtggtgtgTAATTGTAGgagaattttgagactccccatgagtgtgatgacgtcacatgttaaagtttttttgttaaagggtattcctgtcaatgttgatcagactgtttcctccaaactctcaatgcttcatgataaaaatgatatacactcatatatcacatgtataactatatactaatataatcaatatgtaatccaataactctatatcagtagttgcagcaaagcttatggtaacgcaagaaaccacagtatccactgtagaaaaaaggcaaacgcagaaggcttaagAAAAATCATACTTACTCATTAAGCAGAAAACACTAATCGAATAATAATTCCAGCAGATAACACTAACCAAAAGCTAATCATATATTACTAAAAATATAAtccaaaaaaactaacaaaacgtTATTACCCAATAGAAATATGCTAGAAAACATATAAAACTAATactttacagtgacccctgtgtaacctgaataaaaagaaaaagtacaggaggctataactCTGTGAACTTGTATgtgtaatggaaaaatacagaaagcaatgaCGTGTATGCATAGTGAAAAAGTACAGAGTAagggaaaattggaaaaatacagacagcaatGACGTGGTGTATGCATAGTGGGAAAGTACAAAGTAAGGGAAGATTGGGGTACCTGTCCACTGATGAAGATTAATTAAGAACATCAATAGATTAATTAAGAACATCAATAGAACCAAAA is a window of Anguilla anguilla isolate fAngAng1 chromosome 13, fAngAng1.pri, whole genome shotgun sequence DNA encoding:
- the ankrd33ab gene encoding photoreceptor ankyrin repeat protein, which produces MTAKRGALAAEDPHLGSGPDEDASEASASGRDSDSESVLSEDSVLPDYEREERGNRAAAAATLYEACSWNQTHSLRAILERGVTREEVMELDANGWNGLMVAVSKGFVDIVTGLHHCPFLDINHQDNDGNTALMMAAQAGYITILNYILNYYAGADPEVRDSRGFTALIKAAMQGRNECVAALVMAGADLNAVDTARGKCARDWALKTGRYDTLFRLRQLKLRPRAEQFGDAYVPEWPDLRELVAKAAAAKTRGERLTQRLKSTFAFSLPHDPRDGGVLDHMVRMTTGLRSPLVCTGCRPLCPASPPAAGKRRLAVPELALRHPGRDLADGPVRHSVSASASVGSASSEVAACCAEAERRGSVLSLASNGVRSFIPRGVARRNSVFPAGCIPHIRVTRAGEPTPKKEKKKKLSSHHLEPPMWKYKEIKQEKKKKKAEMEKEEQEKKKKKKSKK